The Lysobacter sp. genome includes a window with the following:
- a CDS encoding F0F1 ATP synthase subunit B, with amino-acid sequence MNPNITLLGQMISFAILIWFTVKFIWPPLMKAIEERQQKIAEGLAAADNAQKNLAQAEEKVNEELKLARTKANEIIDQAHQRANQIVDQAKNDAVAEANRQKALAEADIAAAANRAKEDLRKQVSALAVSGAEKLLKREIDANAHKALIDELAAQL; translated from the coding sequence ATGAATCCGAATATCACCTTGCTGGGCCAGATGATCTCGTTCGCGATCCTCATCTGGTTCACCGTCAAGTTCATCTGGCCGCCGTTGATGAAGGCGATCGAAGAGCGTCAGCAGAAGATCGCTGAAGGCCTCGCCGCAGCCGACAACGCGCAGAAAAACCTCGCCCAGGCCGAGGAAAAGGTCAACGAAGAGCTGAAGCTCGCCCGCACCAAGGCCAACGAGATCATCGATCAGGCCCACCAGCGCGCGAACCAGATCGTCGATCAGGCCAAGAACGACGCCGTCGCCGAAGCCAACCGGCAGAAAGCGCTGGCCGAGGCCGACATCGCCGCCGCCGCCAATCGCGCCAAGGAAGATCTGCGCAAGCAGGTGTCCGCGCTGGCCGTGAGCGGTGCCGAAAAGCTGCTGAAGCGCGAAATCGATGCCAACGCCCACAAGGCGCTGATCGACGAACTCGCCGCCCAGCTCTGA
- a CDS encoding GtrA family protein encodes MSLHRQGRHYLLIGGVQWLLDWGVMVMLSHLGMAVEAANICGRISGAVLGFWLNGKFTFAGDDTRIGGTQLRRFVLMWLCTTAASTWAMGQIDDVFGLQWAWLAKPAVEMVLGVFGFVLSRHWVYKA; translated from the coding sequence ATGAGCCTGCATCGGCAAGGCCGGCATTACCTGCTGATCGGCGGCGTGCAGTGGCTGCTCGACTGGGGCGTGATGGTGATGCTGAGCCATCTCGGCATGGCGGTCGAAGCGGCGAACATCTGCGGGCGCATCAGCGGCGCGGTGTTGGGATTCTGGCTCAACGGCAAATTCACCTTCGCCGGCGACGATACCCGGATCGGCGGTACGCAGCTGCGCCGGTTCGTCCTGATGTGGCTCTGCACCACCGCCGCCAGCACCTGGGCGATGGGCCAGATCGACGATGTCTTCGGCCTGCAGTGGGCGTGGCTGGCGAAGCCCGCCGTGGAAATGGTGCTCGGCGTGTTCGGCTTCGTGCTGTCGCGGCATTGGGTCTACAAGGCCTGA
- the atpE gene encoding F0F1 ATP synthase subunit C produces the protein MEFIANVQGFTAIAIGLIVGLGALGAALGIGIMGSKFLESAARQPELVPMLSGRMFLLAGLIDAAFLIGVGVAMMFAFANPLLAALQQVAG, from the coding sequence ATGGAATTCATCGCCAACGTCCAGGGCTTCACCGCCATCGCCATCGGCCTCATCGTCGGTCTCGGCGCGCTCGGCGCCGCGCTCGGCATCGGCATCATGGGTTCGAAGTTCCTCGAATCCGCCGCCCGTCAGCCGGAGCTCGTGCCGATGCTGTCCGGCCGCATGTTCCTGCTCGCCGGCCTGATCGACGCGGCGTTCCTGATCGGCGTCGGCGTGGCCATGATGTTCGCGTTCGCGAACCCGCTGCTCGCCGCGCTGCAGCAGGTCGCCGGCTGA
- the atpA gene encoding F0F1 ATP synthase subunit alpha, which produces MATTQLNPSEISELIKTRIEKVKLSAESRNEGTVTSVSDGIVRIHGLADVMQGEMIELPNNTTALALNLERDSVGAVVLGDYKTLREGDTAKTTGRILEVPTGPELLGRVVNALGEAIDGKGPIEAKTSSPVEAIAPGVIWRKSVSQPVQTGYKSVDAMIPIGRGQRELIIGDRQTGKTALAIDAIINQKHSGIKCIYVAIGQKNSTISNIVRKLESNGAMAYTTVVAASASESAAMQYIAAYSGCTMGEYFRDRGEDALIIYDDLSKQAVAYRQISLLLRRPPGREAYPGDVFYLHSRLLERAARVSEDYVEKFTNGAVKGKTGSLTALPIIETQAGDVSAFVPTNVISITDGQIFLETDLFNAGIRPAVNAGISVSRVGGAAQTKIMKKLSGGIRIALAQYRELAAFAQFASDLDEATRKQLERGQRVTELMKQKQYAPMSVAEQSLSIYAVDKGYMDEVPVNKIGAFEDALHAHFLNTKGDVLAKINEAGDWNDELEAAFKAGIEEFVKTGSW; this is translated from the coding sequence ATGGCTACCACCCAGCTCAACCCGTCCGAAATCAGCGAACTGATCAAGACCCGCATCGAGAAGGTCAAGCTCTCCGCTGAATCGCGCAACGAAGGTACCGTCACCTCGGTGTCCGACGGCATCGTGCGCATCCACGGCCTGGCCGACGTCATGCAGGGCGAAATGATCGAACTGCCCAACAATACGACCGCGCTGGCGCTGAACCTCGAGCGCGACTCGGTCGGCGCCGTGGTCCTCGGCGACTACAAGACCCTGCGCGAAGGCGATACCGCCAAGACCACCGGCCGCATCCTCGAAGTGCCGACCGGCCCGGAATTGCTGGGTCGCGTCGTCAACGCGCTGGGCGAAGCCATCGACGGCAAGGGCCCGATCGAAGCCAAGACCTCCTCGCCGGTGGAAGCCATCGCCCCGGGCGTCATCTGGCGCAAGTCGGTGTCGCAGCCGGTGCAGACCGGCTACAAGTCGGTCGACGCGATGATCCCGATCGGCCGCGGCCAGCGCGAACTGATCATCGGCGACCGCCAGACCGGCAAGACCGCGCTCGCGATCGACGCGATCATCAACCAGAAGCATTCCGGCATCAAATGCATCTACGTGGCGATCGGCCAGAAGAACTCGACCATCTCCAACATCGTGCGCAAGCTCGAATCCAACGGCGCGATGGCCTACACCACGGTCGTCGCCGCTTCCGCGTCCGAATCGGCCGCGATGCAGTACATCGCCGCCTACTCCGGCTGCACCATGGGCGAATACTTCCGCGATCGCGGCGAAGACGCGCTGATCATCTACGACGATCTGTCCAAGCAGGCCGTGGCCTACCGCCAGATCTCGCTCTTGCTGCGCCGCCCGCCGGGCCGCGAAGCGTATCCCGGCGACGTGTTCTATCTGCACAGCCGCCTGCTCGAACGCGCCGCGCGCGTGTCCGAGGACTACGTCGAGAAGTTCACCAATGGCGCGGTGAAGGGCAAGACCGGTTCGCTGACCGCGCTGCCGATCATCGAAACCCAGGCCGGCGACGTGTCTGCGTTCGTGCCGACCAACGTGATCTCGATCACCGACGGCCAGATCTTCCTCGAAACCGATCTGTTCAACGCCGGTATCCGTCCGGCCGTGAACGCCGGCATCTCGGTCTCGCGCGTCGGTGGCGCTGCGCAGACCAAGATCATGAAGAAGCTGTCGGGCGGCATCCGTATCGCGCTCGCCCAGTACCGCGAGTTGGCTGCGTTCGCGCAGTTCGCCTCGGACCTCGACGAAGCCACCCGCAAGCAGCTGGAACGCGGTCAGCGCGTCACCGAGCTGATGAAGCAGAAGCAGTACGCCCCGATGTCGGTCGCCGAGCAGTCGCTGTCGATCTACGCCGTGGACAAGGGCTACATGGACGAAGTGCCGGTGAACAAGATCGGCGCGTTCGAGGACGCCCTGCACGCCCATTTCCTCAACACCAAGGGCGATGTGCTGGCCAAGATCAACGAAGCGGGCGACTGGAACGACGAACTCGAAGCGGCGTTCAAGGCCGGCATCGAAGAGTTCGTGAAGACCGGTTCCTGGTAA
- the atpG gene encoding F0F1 ATP synthase subunit gamma, giving the protein MAGGREIKTKIKSVQNTRKVTRALEMVSASKIRKAQDRMKASRPYARAMKQVIGHLAQANSEFHHPYLVERKDIKRVGYVIVSSDRGLAGGLNNNLFRKLLGEIRNWQQQGVEVDVVTIGQKATVFFRRIKVDMLASVTHLGDTPHVDQLVGVIKVMLDAYSSGKVDRVFMVYNDFVNTMTQRAAFDQLLPLPPSDTAVAHHDWDYIYEPDAQAVLEHVLTRYIESLVYQAVMENVASEHAARMVAMKAASDNATKMIDSLNLIYNKARQAAITQEISEIVGGAAAV; this is encoded by the coding sequence ATGGCAGGCGGCAGAGAAATCAAAACCAAGATCAAGTCGGTGCAGAACACCCGCAAGGTGACGCGCGCACTGGAAATGGTCTCGGCTTCCAAGATCCGCAAGGCGCAGGACCGCATGAAGGCCTCGCGCCCGTACGCGCGCGCCATGAAACAGGTCATCGGCCACCTCGCGCAGGCGAACTCCGAGTTCCACCATCCGTATCTGGTGGAGCGCAAGGACATCAAGCGCGTCGGTTACGTCATCGTGTCCTCCGACCGCGGTCTCGCCGGCGGCCTCAACAACAACCTGTTCCGCAAGTTGCTCGGCGAAATCCGCAACTGGCAGCAGCAGGGCGTCGAAGTCGACGTGGTCACCATCGGCCAGAAGGCCACGGTGTTCTTCCGTCGCATCAAGGTCGACATGCTCGCCTCGGTGACGCATCTGGGCGACACCCCGCACGTGGACCAGCTGGTCGGCGTGATCAAGGTGATGCTGGATGCGTACAGCAGCGGCAAGGTCGACCGCGTGTTCATGGTCTACAACGACTTCGTCAACACCATGACCCAGCGCGCGGCGTTCGATCAGCTGCTGCCGCTGCCGCCGTCCGACACCGCCGTCGCCCATCACGACTGGGACTACATCTACGAACCCGATGCGCAGGCCGTGCTGGAGCACGTGCTCACGCGCTACATCGAGTCGCTGGTGTACCAGGCGGTGATGGAGAACGTGGCGTCCGAACACGCGGCGCGCATGGTGGCGATGAAGGCCGCCAGCGACAACGCGACCAAGATGATCGACAGCCTGAACCTGATCTACAACAAGGCGCGTCAGGCGGCGATCACCCAGGAAATTTCCGAAATCGTCGGCGGCGCCGCGGCGGTCTGA
- a CDS encoding F0F1 ATP synthase subunit epsilon codes for MATIRCDIVSAEAEIFHGEATLVVATGEQGELGIAPRHAPLITRLKPGKVVVTQANGEVLDFAISGGILEVQPQVVTVLADTVVRAQDIDEAAVRAAMEEAQRALQHKDPKMSAEEAQTQLAMSLAQLSALERLRKNLKH; via the coding sequence ATGGCCACCATCCGTTGCGACATCGTCAGCGCCGAAGCCGAGATCTTCCACGGCGAGGCCACGCTCGTCGTCGCCACCGGCGAGCAGGGCGAACTCGGCATCGCGCCGCGCCACGCCCCGCTGATCACCCGGTTGAAGCCGGGCAAGGTCGTCGTTACCCAGGCGAACGGCGAAGTGCTGGACTTCGCGATCTCCGGTGGCATCCTCGAAGTGCAGCCGCAGGTCGTGACCGTGCTGGCCGACACCGTGGTACGTGCGCAGGACATCGACGAAGCGGCAGTCCGCGCGGCGATGGAAGAAGCGCAACGCGCGCTGCAGCACAAGGATCCGAAGATGAGCGCCGAAGAAGCGCAGACCCAGCTGGCGATGAGTCTCGCCCAGCTGAGCGCGCTGGAGCGCCTGCGCAAGAATCTCAAGCACTGA
- a CDS encoding aspartate/glutamate racemase family protein gives MRTLGLIGGMSWESTIPYYRIINERVRDELGGLHSAKLVLHSVDFAEIEALQHAGDWHAAGTLLAGAALGLRMAGAEAIVVCTNTMHLVAPAIEAAVDIPLLHIADATAKRIHAAGLACVALLGTRFTMEQGFYRERIEAAGIAVLTPDPEQRERVHRVIYDELCLGRTLDASRHEYRAIMSDLVARGAQGVILGCTEIGLLVGAGDADVPLFDTTRIHAQAAAEWALAG, from the coding sequence ATGCGCACGCTGGGCCTGATCGGCGGCATGAGTTGGGAATCGACCATTCCCTACTACCGCATCATCAACGAGCGCGTGCGCGACGAGCTCGGCGGCCTGCACTCGGCGAAGCTGGTGTTGCACAGCGTCGACTTCGCCGAAATCGAAGCGCTGCAGCATGCCGGCGATTGGCACGCCGCCGGGACGTTGTTGGCCGGGGCCGCGCTTGGGCTGCGCATGGCGGGCGCCGAGGCGATCGTGGTCTGCACCAACACCATGCATCTCGTCGCGCCTGCCATCGAGGCTGCGGTCGACATTCCTCTGTTGCACATTGCCGATGCCACGGCAAAGCGAATCCATGCCGCAGGGCTCGCGTGCGTGGCCTTGCTCGGCACCCGCTTCACGATGGAACAGGGTTTCTACCGCGAACGTATCGAAGCCGCCGGGATCGCGGTGCTGACGCCCGATCCCGAGCAGCGCGAGCGCGTGCATCGGGTGATCTACGACGAATTGTGTCTCGGTCGCACGCTCGATGCGTCTCGCCACGAATACCGCGCGATCATGTCGGATCTGGTCGCGCGCGGCGCGCAGGGCGTGATCCTCGGCTGCACCGAGATCGGGTTGTTGGTGGGCGCGGGGGATGCGGATGTGCCGTTGTTCGATACCACCCGTATCCATGCCCAAGCCGCTGCGGAGTGGGCGCTGGCGGGCTGA
- a CDS encoding ATP-binding protein — protein MQLLRILPLAIRLIVLATLCVVLAAASTALLTQWLPAWAAGAIAAVVVGTLVATLIWRTVTPMRALFRALAGTVASYRDGDFSFGITWDKYSDLIELVNAHNALGDALREQRLSLVQRELLLDTMVQNTPVAMVLVDESQHIVLGNLAARKLLGEGRRLEGRSFDSILEATPQALRDAFERGGDGIFAVGDEDNEDIFHLSRRGFRLNGRRHELVLLRLLTAELRRQEVQTWKKVIRVISHELNNSLAPIASLAHSSAELLKRGQLERLPIALATIEERARHLEGFIRDYARFAKLPAPRLEPHAWGRFLEQLRSQVEFAWNGQHDDGVVSIDAAQMEQSLLNLIKNAHESGSPANEVQLILRKLPEAWRIDILDRGSGMSEAVLAQALLPFYSTKRHGTGLGLALTRDIIEAHGGRIALQNRDGGGLWVSLTLPAR, from the coding sequence ATGCAACTGCTCCGCATCCTGCCGCTGGCGATACGCTTGATCGTGCTGGCGACGCTGTGCGTCGTGCTGGCGGCGGCATCGACCGCGCTGTTGACGCAATGGCTGCCCGCATGGGCCGCGGGCGCGATCGCTGCGGTGGTCGTCGGCACGCTGGTGGCCACGCTGATCTGGCGCACCGTCACGCCGATGCGCGCGCTGTTCCGCGCACTGGCCGGCACGGTGGCGAGTTATCGCGACGGCGATTTCAGTTTCGGCATCACCTGGGACAAATACAGCGATCTGATCGAGCTGGTGAATGCCCACAATGCGCTCGGCGACGCATTGCGCGAACAGCGGCTGTCGCTGGTGCAGCGCGAGCTGCTGCTCGACACCATGGTGCAGAACACGCCCGTGGCGATGGTGCTGGTGGACGAATCGCAGCACATCGTGCTGGGCAACCTCGCGGCGCGCAAACTGCTCGGCGAAGGCCGGCGGCTGGAAGGCCGCAGCTTCGATTCGATTCTCGAAGCCACGCCGCAGGCGCTGCGCGACGCGTTCGAGCGCGGCGGCGACGGCATCTTCGCGGTCGGCGACGAAGACAACGAGGACATCTTCCATCTCTCGCGCCGCGGCTTCCGGCTCAACGGCCGCCGCCACGAACTGGTGCTGCTGCGCCTGCTCACCGCCGAACTGCGGCGGCAGGAAGTGCAGACCTGGAAGAAAGTGATCCGCGTGATCAGCCACGAATTGAACAATTCGCTGGCGCCGATCGCCTCGCTGGCGCATTCCAGCGCGGAGCTGCTGAAACGCGGGCAATTGGAAAGACTGCCGATCGCACTGGCGACCATCGAGGAGCGCGCGCGCCACCTGGAAGGATTCATCCGCGACTATGCGCGCTTCGCGAAACTGCCGGCGCCGCGTCTTGAACCTCATGCATGGGGACGTTTCCTGGAACAGTTGCGCAGCCAGGTCGAATTCGCCTGGAACGGGCAACACGACGACGGCGTGGTGTCGATCGATGCGGCGCAGATGGAGCAGTCGCTGCTGAATCTGATCAAGAACGCGCACGAATCCGGCTCGCCGGCCAATGAAGTGCAGCTGATCCTGCGCAAACTTCCGGAGGCATGGCGGATCGACATCCTCGATCGCGGCAGCGGCATGAGCGAAGCGGTGCTGGCGCAGGCGCTGCTGCCGTTCTATTCGACCAAACGCCACGGTACCGGGCTGGGATTGGCGCTGACCCGCGACATCATCGAAGCCCACGGCGGTCGTATCGCGCTGCAGAACCGCGATGGTGGCGGGCTTTGGGTGAGTCTCACATTGCCCGCGCGCTGA
- the atpB gene encoding F0F1 ATP synthase subunit A, protein MSAEKSSGGLTEYIVHHLSHNKIDVAGYGFHLDSWVISLALGLLACALLWSQARKATSGVPSKGQAFVELLVEFVDGQVKDAFHGDRRFIAPLALTIFVWVVFMNTMDLLPLDLPGWIIAKVAGEETAHHTFLRVVPTADVNTTFGMSITVFLMIIYYSIKAKGGWGFTKELFTAPFHGHGVMAIILAPFNLFLNLVEYLSKPVSLGMRLFGNMYAGELLFMLIAGLFASWATFVPGVFVHAGWAIFHILIILLQAFIFMVLTVVYLAMAHEHH, encoded by the coding sequence GTGAGTGCCGAAAAAAGCAGTGGCGGACTGACTGAATACATCGTCCATCACTTGAGTCATAACAAGATCGATGTGGCCGGTTACGGCTTCCATCTCGATTCCTGGGTGATTTCGCTGGCGCTCGGCCTGCTCGCCTGCGCCCTGCTGTGGTCGCAGGCGCGCAAGGCCACTTCCGGCGTCCCGTCCAAGGGCCAGGCTTTCGTCGAGCTGCTGGTCGAATTCGTCGACGGCCAGGTCAAGGATGCGTTCCACGGCGACCGCCGTTTCATTGCGCCGCTGGCGCTGACCATCTTCGTCTGGGTCGTGTTCATGAACACGATGGACCTGCTGCCGCTGGACCTGCCGGGCTGGATCATCGCCAAGGTCGCCGGCGAGGAAACCGCCCACCACACCTTCCTCCGCGTGGTCCCGACCGCCGACGTCAACACCACCTTCGGCATGTCGATCACCGTGTTCCTGATGATCATCTACTACTCGATCAAGGCGAAGGGCGGCTGGGGTTTCACCAAGGAACTGTTCACCGCGCCGTTCCACGGCCACGGTGTGATGGCCATCATCCTGGCCCCGTTCAATCTCTTCCTCAATCTCGTCGAGTACCTGTCCAAGCCGGTCAGCCTCGGCATGCGACTGTTCGGCAACATGTACGCGGGCGAGCTGCTGTTCATGCTGATCGCAGGTCTGTTCGCGTCGTGGGCCACCTTCGTGCCGGGCGTGTTCGTCCACGCCGGCTGGGCGATCTTCCACATCCTGATCATCCTGCTGCAGGCCTTCATCTTCATGGTGCTCACCGTCGTCTATCTGGCGATGGCGCACGAGCACCACTGA
- the atpD gene encoding F0F1 ATP synthase subunit beta: MSNQGKIVQIIGAVVDVEFPRESVPKVYDALKVQNTEITLEVQQQLGDGVVRTIALGSTDGLKRNLIADNTGRGISVPVGIGTLGRIMDVLGRPIDEAGPVKCDTTWEIHRAAPSYEDQASTTELLETGIKVIDLMCPFAKGGKVGLFGGAGVGKTVNMMELINNIATEHSGLSVFAGVGERTREGNDFYHEMQESGVVNVEEHAKSKVAMVYGQMNEPPGNRLRVALTGLTMAEYFRDEGRDVLLFVDNIYRYTLAGTEVSALLGRMPSAVGYQPTLAEEMGVLQERITSTKSGSITSIQAVYVPADDLTDPSPATTFAHLDATVVLSRNIASLGIYPAVDPLDSTSRQLDPNVIGNEHYDTARRVQSTLQKYKELKDIIAILGMDELSEDDKLAVARARKIERFFSQPFTVAEVFTGSKGKYVSLKDTIRGFKMICDGECDHMPEQAFYMVGGIEEAVEKAKKLAA, from the coding sequence ATGAGCAACCAGGGCAAGATCGTTCAGATCATCGGCGCCGTCGTCGACGTCGAATTCCCGCGCGAGAGCGTGCCGAAGGTGTACGACGCGCTGAAGGTGCAGAACACCGAAATCACGCTGGAAGTGCAGCAGCAGCTCGGTGACGGCGTGGTGCGCACGATCGCCCTCGGTTCCACCGACGGCCTGAAGCGCAACCTGATCGCCGACAACACCGGCCGCGGCATCTCGGTGCCGGTCGGCATCGGCACGCTGGGCCGGATCATGGACGTGCTGGGTCGTCCGATCGACGAAGCCGGTCCGGTGAAGTGCGACACCACGTGGGAAATCCACCGCGCAGCGCCTTCGTACGAAGACCAGGCTTCGACCACCGAACTGCTGGAAACCGGCATCAAGGTGATCGACCTGATGTGTCCGTTCGCGAAGGGCGGCAAGGTCGGCCTGTTCGGCGGAGCCGGCGTGGGCAAGACCGTGAACATGATGGAATTGATCAACAACATCGCGACCGAGCATTCGGGTCTGTCGGTGTTCGCCGGCGTCGGTGAGCGCACCCGCGAAGGCAACGACTTCTATCATGAGATGCAGGAGTCGGGCGTCGTCAACGTCGAAGAGCATGCCAAGTCGAAAGTGGCGATGGTCTACGGCCAGATGAACGAGCCGCCGGGCAACCGTCTGCGCGTCGCGCTGACCGGTCTGACCATGGCCGAGTACTTCCGCGACGAAGGCCGCGACGTGCTGCTGTTCGTCGACAACATCTACCGCTACACGCTGGCCGGTACCGAAGTGTCGGCGCTGCTCGGCCGCATGCCGTCGGCCGTGGGTTACCAGCCCACGCTGGCCGAGGAAATGGGCGTGCTGCAGGAGCGCATCACTTCGACCAAGTCCGGTTCGATCACCTCGATCCAGGCCGTGTACGTGCCTGCGGACGACCTGACCGACCCGTCGCCGGCCACCACGTTCGCCCACTTGGACGCGACCGTCGTGCTGAGCCGCAACATCGCGTCGCTGGGTATCTATCCGGCCGTGGATCCGCTCGACTCCACCTCGCGCCAGCTCGACCCGAACGTGATCGGCAACGAGCACTACGACACCGCGCGCCGCGTGCAGTCCACGCTGCAGAAGTACAAGGAACTGAAGGACATCATCGCGATCCTGGGCATGGACGAACTGTCGGAAGACGACAAACTGGCCGTGGCCCGCGCGCGCAAGATCGAACGCTTCTTCTCGCAGCCGTTCACGGTGGCCGAAGTGTTCACCGGTTCCAAGGGCAAGTACGTGTCGCTGAAGGACACCATCCGCGGCTTCAAGATGATCTGCGACGGCGAATGCGACCACATGCCGGAACAGGCCTTCTACATGGTCGGCGGCATCGAAGAAGCCGTGGAAAAAGCCAAGAAATTGGCCGCGTAA
- the glmU gene encoding bifunctional UDP-N-acetylglucosamine diphosphorylase/glucosamine-1-phosphate N-acetyltransferase GlmU has translation MSAPLHVIVLAAGEGKRMKSALPKVLQAIAGVPMLGHVIASARALGPAGIHVVYGHGGDQVRAAFADQSDLHWSEQAQQLGTGHAVQQAIPGVPEDARVLVLYGDVPLIRSETLQRLLDAPGRLAVLAAELVDPTGYGRIVRDAQGRVAAIVEHKDADTDTRRIRIVNSGIIAADANALVPWLQRLSSDNAQGEYYLTDVFAMAADEFVPAEIVTVEDPVETEGANDPWQLAQLERAFQLRAVRALCVAGARFADVHRVDVRGEVLVGRDVEIDANVILEGRVVLGDGVRVGPFCRLKNVELAAGTEVRAHCDLEGANTEGAVTIGPFARLRPGTVLADGVHIGNFVETKNAKIGLGSKANHLTYLGDAVIGAGVNIGAGTITCNYDGANKFTTTIEDGAFIGSNAALVAPVRIGKGATIGAGSVINQEAPDDKLTVARAKQVTLDGWKRPVKKSK, from the coding sequence ATGAGCGCACCCCTTCACGTCATCGTCCTGGCCGCAGGCGAAGGCAAGCGGATGAAGTCCGCACTGCCGAAAGTGCTGCAGGCGATCGCGGGCGTGCCGATGCTGGGCCACGTCATCGCCAGCGCGCGTGCGCTGGGACCGGCCGGCATCCATGTCGTCTACGGTCATGGCGGCGATCAGGTGCGGGCCGCGTTCGCCGATCAGTCCGATCTGCACTGGTCCGAGCAGGCGCAGCAGCTCGGCACCGGACATGCAGTGCAGCAGGCGATCCCCGGCGTGCCCGAGGATGCGCGCGTGCTGGTGCTGTACGGCGATGTGCCGCTGATCCGCAGCGAAACGCTGCAGCGCCTGCTCGATGCGCCGGGCCGGCTTGCGGTGCTTGCCGCCGAACTGGTCGACCCCACCGGCTACGGCCGCATCGTGCGCGATGCGCAGGGCCGCGTCGCCGCGATCGTCGAGCACAAGGACGCCGACACCGACACGCGTCGCATCCGCATCGTCAATTCCGGGATCATCGCCGCCGATGCCAACGCGCTGGTGCCGTGGCTGCAGCGCCTGTCCAGCGACAACGCGCAGGGCGAGTACTACCTCACCGATGTGTTCGCGATGGCGGCGGATGAATTCGTGCCTGCGGAAATAGTGACTGTCGAAGATCCGGTCGAAACCGAAGGCGCCAACGATCCGTGGCAACTGGCGCAGCTCGAACGCGCGTTCCAGCTGCGCGCGGTGCGCGCGCTGTGCGTGGCCGGCGCGCGTTTCGCCGATGTGCATCGCGTCGATGTGCGCGGCGAGGTGCTCGTCGGCCGCGATGTCGAGATCGATGCCAACGTGATCCTCGAAGGTCGCGTCGTGCTCGGCGATGGCGTACGCGTCGGCCCGTTCTGCCGATTGAAGAATGTCGAACTCGCCGCCGGCACCGAAGTGCGCGCGCACTGCGACCTCGAAGGCGCGAACACCGAAGGCGCGGTGACGATCGGCCCGTTCGCACGCCTGCGTCCGGGCACGGTGCTGGCCGACGGCGTGCACATCGGCAATTTCGTCGAAACCAAGAACGCGAAGATCGGCCTCGGCAGCAAGGCGAACCATCTGACGTATCTTGGCGATGCGGTGATCGGCGCGGGCGTCAACATCGGCGCCGGCACCATCACCTGCAACTACGACGGCGCCAACAAGTTCACCACCACGATCGAGGACGGCGCCTTCATCGGCTCGAACGCCGCACTGGTCGCGCCGGTGCGCATCGGCAAGGGCGCCACGATCGGCGCCGGATCAGTGATCAACCAAGAGGCGCCCGACGACAAACTGACCGTTGCGCGCGCGAAACAGGTGACGCTCGACGGCTGGAAGCGGCCGGTGAAGAAATCGAAGTGA
- a CDS encoding F0F1 ATP synthase subunit delta, producing the protein MSQALTLARPYARAAYAIARDNGAASQWSDALGFAARVAADPRVQSLLGHPQLGRGDAVALLSPPVAGNTAAPDLFGNDLFGNFLALLADNRRLPLLPEIAGLFEELRADAERIVKARITSATTLPAAELESIRIALKRRFGRDVELTTAVDESLIGGAVIDAGDVVIDGSLKSKLSRLQSALAN; encoded by the coding sequence ATGAGCCAGGCTCTTACCCTCGCACGCCCTTACGCCCGCGCCGCTTATGCGATCGCGCGCGACAACGGCGCCGCGTCGCAGTGGTCCGATGCGCTCGGTTTCGCCGCGCGCGTCGCCGCCGATCCGCGCGTGCAGTCGCTGCTCGGCCATCCGCAGCTCGGTCGCGGCGACGCGGTCGCGCTGCTGTCGCCGCCGGTCGCAGGCAACACGGCCGCGCCGGATCTGTTCGGCAACGATCTGTTCGGCAATTTCCTCGCGCTGCTGGCTGACAACCGTCGCCTGCCGCTGCTGCCGGAGATCGCCGGACTGTTCGAAGAGCTGCGCGCCGACGCCGAACGCATCGTCAAGGCCCGGATCACGTCCGCGACCACGCTGCCGGCCGCCGAACTCGAGAGCATCAGGATCGCGCTGAAGCGTCGCTTCGGCCGCGATGTCGAACTCACGACGGCGGTCGACGAGAGCCTGATCGGCGGCGCGGTGATCGACGCCGGCGACGTGGTCATCGACGGTTCGCTGAAGAGCAAGCTTTCGCGTCTGCAGTCCGCGCTCGCCAACTGA